The proteins below come from a single Solea solea chromosome 6, fSolSol10.1, whole genome shotgun sequence genomic window:
- the tp53rk gene encoding EKC/KEOPS complex subunit TP53RK yields MVLNHSMAVPELLSKAELMKQGAEARVYRVQFLGKPAIVKERFPKRYRHPVLDEKLTHRRAVQEVRSILRCRRAGISAPVVYFVDYTSNCIFMEEILGSSTVRDYITSTQQSDSCQEQKLEQLAQRVGQVLAKMHDEDVIHGDLTTSNLLLRHGQEDKVSDLVLIDFGLSYISALPEDKGVDLYVLEKAFLSTHPNTEALFQKLLKSYTVSSKKSSAVIKKLDEVRLRGRKRSMVG; encoded by the exons atGGTTCTGAATCACAGTATGGCGGTGCCAGAGTTACTGAGTAAAGCAGAGTTAATGAAACAGGGAGCAGAAGCGCGTGTGTACCGGGTACAGTTTCTCGGGAAACCGGCCATAGTGAAGGAAAGGTTTCCGAAACGATATAGACACCCGGTGCTGGACGAGAAGCTGACGCACCGCAGGGCGGTGCAGGAGGTTCGCTCCATTCTGCGCTGCCGCAGAGCAG GCATATCTGCCCCTGTCGTCTACTTTGTGGACTACACCTCCAACTGTATTTTCATGGAGGAAATTCTGGGTTCATCGACTGTGCGTGACTACATCACCTCCACTCAGCAGTCGGATTCCTGTCAGGAACAGAAGCTGGAGCAGCTCGCTCAGCGGGTCGGCCAGGTTCTGGCCAAAATGCACGATGAGGACGTCATCCACGGAGACCTGACCACCTCCAACCTGCTGTTGAGACATGGTCAGGAGGACAAAGTGTCTGACCTTGTCCTCATTGACTTTGGCTTGAGTTACATCTCTGCTCTGCCAGAAGATAAGGGGGTGGACTTGTACGTTTTGGAGAAGGCTTTCCTCAGTACCCATCCCAACACAGAGGCTCTGTTCCAGAAGCTGCTGAAGAGCTACACCGTCTCATCCAAGAAGTCGTCAGCAGTCATCAAAAAGCTTGATGAGGTTCGGttaagagggaggaagaggtcCATGGTGGGATGA
- the si:ch73-267c23.10 gene encoding serine incorporator 1, translating to MGAVLGALSCVSWVPCLCSSATCLMCSCCPNSRNSTVTRIIYAAILLLGTIVACIMLSPGVDEQLKRIPGFCKEGAGSSIPGLNADVNCEMFVGYKAVYRVCFGLSMWFLSFSILTINIKNSRDPRAAIHNGFWFFKFAALVAVTVGAFYIPDGPFTFVWFVVGSAGAFCFILIQLVLLVDFAHSWNESWVDRMETSSSRVWYAALLVVTVLNYILSLTAVVLFFIFYTKPDGCFVNKFFISFNMLFCIVASVVSVLPKVQESQPRSGLLQSSMITLYTMFLTWSAMTNEPDRACNPSLLSIFQQIAAPTLTPLEMENQTAVVIIGTEEPVLNSPYLQWWDAQSIVGLVIFVLCILYSSIRSSSTSQVNKLTMASKDSAILAESGSSPDLSEELTAPRRVEDNEQDLVQYSYSFFHFMLFLASLYIMMTLTNWYSPEADYTVTSKWPAVWVKISSSWVCLTLYIWTLAAPLILTNRDFS from the exons ATGGGAGCTGTACTGGGAGCCTTGTCCTGCGTGAGTTGG GTGCCATGTCTGTGCAGCAGTGCAACATGTCTGATGTGCAGCTGCTGTCCAAACAGCAGAAACTCCACTGTGACCAGAATCATCTATGCCGCCATCCTGCTGCTTGGGACCATTGTGGCGTGCATTATGCTGTCGCCGGGTGTGGATGAGCAGCTAAAAAGA ATCCCAGGCTTCTGTAAAGAAGGTGCAGGCTCTTCTATCCCCGGCCTGAACGCAGACGTCAACTGTGAAATGTTTGTTGGCTACAAGGCTGTGTACCGTGTCTGCTTTGGATTGAGCATGTGGTTCTTGAGCTTTTCCATCCTCACGATTAATATCAAGAACAGCAGAGACCCCCGTGCTGCCATTCACAACGG ATTTTGGTTCTTTAAGTTTGCTGCCTTGGTCGCAGTCACAGTTGGCGCCTTTTACATTCCAGATGGGCCTTTTACCTTCG TGTGGTTTGTGGTGGGCTCTGCTGGAGCTTTCTGTTTCATTCTGATTCAGCTGGTGTTGCTGGTGGACTTTGCCCACTCGTGGAATGAGTCCTGGGTGGACAGGATGGAGACTAGCAGCTCCAGAGTCTGGTATGCAG CTCTGCTGGTGGTTACAGTGCTCAACTACATACTGTCGTTGACTGCAGTTGTACTGTTCTTCATCTTCTACACTAAGCCTGATGGATGCTTCGTCAACAAGTTCTTCATCAGCTTCAACATGTTGTTCTGCATAGTGGCCTCGGTTGTCTCTGTGCTGCCCAAAGTACAG GAATCCCAGCCACGTTCAGGTCTTCTACAGTCCTCCATGATCACCCTGTACACCATGTTTCTGACCTGGTCTGCCATGACGAATGAGCCTG ACCGAGCATGCAACCCCAGCCTGCTGAGTATCTTCCAACAGATCGCAGCTCCCACGCTGACTCCTCTGGAGATGGAGAACCAGACAGCTGTGGTGATCATTGGCACAGAGGAACCTGTCCTCAACTCTCCATACCTGCAGTGGTGGGATGCTCAGAGTATTGTGGGGCTTGTCATATTTGTGCTGTGCATCCTCTACTCCAG CATTCGTTCATCCAGCACCAGTCAGGTGAACAAGCTGACCATGGCCTCCAAAGACTCAGCCATCCTGGCTGAGAGCGGCAGCAGCCCCGACCTCTCAGAGGAGTTGACTGCACCCAGGCGGGTGGAGGATAATGAGCAGGACCTGGTTCAGTACAGCTACTCCTTCTTCCACTTCATGCTCTTCCTGGCCTCACTGTACATCATGATGACCCTCACCAACTGGTACAG TCCTGAGGCAGACTATACTGTCACCAGCAAGTGGCCAGCAGTGTGGGTGAAGATCTCCTCTAGCTGGGTGTGTCTGACTCTGTACATCTGGACACTGGCGGCCCCCTTGATCCTCACCAACCGAGACTTCAGCTAA
- the LOC131460266 gene encoding P2Y purinoceptor 1-like yields MSGNITHGACGAINLNFTHSFLPPVFVTVFVVGTVSNIWGLKSVCNSWNNIANINIFMWNLGMADLLYLFTLPFLVHYYANNSQWRFGPTFCKVTRFCFNLNLYGSIGFLTCISIYRYLGIVHPMRVMGKITSRHSLAISVLVWVLVIIQILPDMFFEKNNLTSPHACYDTTSNDLIRSYMPYSIGWTVTGFVIPLLIILVCYGHVVVVLSKKATVNPVLKQRCLRLVVILIILFSVCFIPYHVLRNVNLKTRILKQAGFCHATFRDIYIAHQVGRCLACLNSALNPLIYIVGNDEFLKKLHDLGARVQLPRGCMKGADLYRKPMEADPNLHGRESLDHEPP; encoded by the coding sequence ATGTCTGGAAACATTACGCACGGAGCCTGCGGGGCCATAAACCTGAACTTTACGCACAGTTTTCTGCCGCCCGTCTTCGTCACTGTGTTCGTTGTCGGGACAGTGTCCAACATCTGGGGGCTGAAGAGCGTGTGCAACAGCTGGAACAACATCGCGAACATTAACATTTTCATGTGGAACCTGGGGATGGCGGACCTGCTCTATCTCTTCACGCTGCCATTCCTCGTGCACTATTACGCGAACAACAGCCAGTGGCGTTTCGGTCCCACGTTCTGCAAGGTGACGCGCTTCTGCTTCAACCTCAACCTTTACGGCAGCATTGGCTTCCTCACCTGTATTAGCATTTACAGGTACCTGGGAATCGTGCATCCAATGAGAGTGATGGGAAAAATCACCAGCCGACACTCCTTGGCCATAAGCGTCTTGGTCTGGGTTCTGGTAATCATCCAGATCCTCCCAGACATGTTTTTTGAGAAGAATAACCTCACGTCACCCCACGCGTGTTACGATACTACCTCGAATGACCTGATCAGGAGCTACATGCCGTACAGCATCGGCTGGACCGTCACAGGGTTCGTCATCCCGCTGCTCATCATTCTGGTCTGTTATGGTCATGTCGTTGTGGTTCTGAGCAAGAAAGCCACCGTGAACCCTGTGCTGAAGCAGCGGTGTTTGAGGCTCGTCGTGATTCTGATCATACTCTTTTCCGTCTGCTTCATCCCCTACCACGTGCTAcgaaatgttaatttaaaaaccAGAATTTTGAAACAGGCTGGATTCTGCCACGCCACGTTCCGTGACATATACATTGCGCACCAGGTTGGCAGATGCCTGGCGTGTCTGAACAGCGCGCTAAATCCGCTCATTTATATAGTTGGAAATGATGAATTTCTTAAGAAGCTCCATGACCTCGGTGCGCGGGTCCAGCTTCCTCGGGGCTGCATGAAAGGTGCGGATTTGTACCGCAAACCGATGGAGGCGGACCCGAACCTGCATGGCCGTGAGTCACTGGACCATGAGCCACCATAA
- the LOC131460265 gene encoding CCN family member 5-like isoform X1, with protein MKISRGEMQLICSLLLCIITQVRGQLCTGPCQCPSGVPQCPAGVPLMLDSCRCCQVCARQDGEACTERLPCDTHQGLQCDYSASFPGGAGQCVGRNELGCEINGRRLEEGHVFQPSCAQLCRCLGGGVTCVPLCSDDLHKPVDNCPNPQLVRLPGRCCKEWQCDGLDNSISPNPSGAEQARQDHRGGLAGPLFGPVSNCIEWTSDWSPCSRSCGPGVSTRATTRNHACLLQAETRLCQVRPCQVLLPGIHRLEPGLRVCKGSYTSPVSIHLEHQGCWSTRAYRLRFCALTCPERGCCSPSHTRTVWMVFRCPQGRLTQHQVMLIESCSCSIVNCHHSPATAVRGVFPWM; from the exons ATGAAGATCAGTCGAGGAGAAATGCagctgatttgttctttgctgtTGTGCATTATCACCCAG GTGCGCGGCCAGTTGTGCACAGGGCCATGTCAGTGTCCGTCCGGAGTGCCACAGTGTCCTGCTGGTGTTCCTCTGATGCTAGACAGCTGCAGGTGCTGCCAGGTGTGTGCCAGGCAGGATGGCGAGGCCTGCACTGAGCGGCTGCCCTGTGACACACACCAGGGGCTTCAGTGTGACTACAGCGCCAGCTTCCCCGGAGGAGCAGGACAGTGTGTCG GTCGAAATGAACTGGGTTGTGAGATAAACGGCAGGAGGCTGGAGGAGGGCCACGTGTTTCAGCCGTCCTGCGCTCAGCTCTGCCGCTGCCTGGGAGGAGGGGTTACCTGTGTTCCTCTGTGCAGCGATGATCTGCACAAACCTGTGGATAACTGCCCCAACCCTCAGCTGGTGCGACTGCCAGGGCGCTGCTGCAAAGAGTGGCAGTGTGATGGGCTGGACAACAGTATTTCCCCAAACCCCTCAGGAG CAGAGCAGGCACGCCAGGACCACAGGGGAGGGCTGGCTGGTCCATTGTTTGGCCCGGTCTCCAACTGCATTGAGTGGACCTCAGACTGGAGCCCCTGCTCTCGCAGCTGCGGCCCAGGTGTCTCCACTCGCGCCACAACCAGGAACCATGCCTGTCTCCTGCAGGCTGAGACCAGACTGTGCCAGGTCAGGCCATGCCAAGTGCTGCTTCCAGGGATCCACAGGCTGGAACCG GGGTTGCGGGTGTGCAAGGGCAGCTACACCTCTCCTGTGTCCATCCATCTTGAACACCAGGGCTGCTGGAGCACCAGAGCCTACCGCCTCAGGTTCTGTGCTCTCACCTGTCCAGAGCGAGGCTGCTGCAGCCCCTCCCACACAAGGACAGTGTGGATGGTCTTCCGCTGCCCCCAAGGCAGACTGACCCAGCATCAGGTGATGCTGATCGAGTCCTGCTCCTGCAGCATCGTCAACTGCCACCATTCCCCGGCCACAGCTGTCCGCGGTGTCTTTCCCTGGATGTGA
- the LOC131460265 gene encoding CCN family member 5-like isoform X2, translating into MKISRGEMQLICSLLLCIITQVRGQLCTGPCQCPSGVPQCPAGVPLMLDSCRCCQVCARQDGEACTERLPCDTHQGLQCDYSASFPGGAGQCVGRNELGCEINGRRLEEGHVFQPSCAQLCRCLGGGVTCVPLCSDDLHKPVDNCPNPQLVRLPGRCCKEWQCDGLDNSISPNPSGEQARQDHRGGLAGPLFGPVSNCIEWTSDWSPCSRSCGPGVSTRATTRNHACLLQAETRLCQVRPCQVLLPGIHRLEPGLRVCKGSYTSPVSIHLEHQGCWSTRAYRLRFCALTCPERGCCSPSHTRTVWMVFRCPQGRLTQHQVMLIESCSCSIVNCHHSPATAVRGVFPWM; encoded by the exons ATGAAGATCAGTCGAGGAGAAATGCagctgatttgttctttgctgtTGTGCATTATCACCCAG GTGCGCGGCCAGTTGTGCACAGGGCCATGTCAGTGTCCGTCCGGAGTGCCACAGTGTCCTGCTGGTGTTCCTCTGATGCTAGACAGCTGCAGGTGCTGCCAGGTGTGTGCCAGGCAGGATGGCGAGGCCTGCACTGAGCGGCTGCCCTGTGACACACACCAGGGGCTTCAGTGTGACTACAGCGCCAGCTTCCCCGGAGGAGCAGGACAGTGTGTCG GTCGAAATGAACTGGGTTGTGAGATAAACGGCAGGAGGCTGGAGGAGGGCCACGTGTTTCAGCCGTCCTGCGCTCAGCTCTGCCGCTGCCTGGGAGGAGGGGTTACCTGTGTTCCTCTGTGCAGCGATGATCTGCACAAACCTGTGGATAACTGCCCCAACCCTCAGCTGGTGCGACTGCCAGGGCGCTGCTGCAAAGAGTGGCAGTGTGATGGGCTGGACAACAGTATTTCCCCAAACCCCTCAGGAG AGCAGGCACGCCAGGACCACAGGGGAGGGCTGGCTGGTCCATTGTTTGGCCCGGTCTCCAACTGCATTGAGTGGACCTCAGACTGGAGCCCCTGCTCTCGCAGCTGCGGCCCAGGTGTCTCCACTCGCGCCACAACCAGGAACCATGCCTGTCTCCTGCAGGCTGAGACCAGACTGTGCCAGGTCAGGCCATGCCAAGTGCTGCTTCCAGGGATCCACAGGCTGGAACCG GGGTTGCGGGTGTGCAAGGGCAGCTACACCTCTCCTGTGTCCATCCATCTTGAACACCAGGGCTGCTGGAGCACCAGAGCCTACCGCCTCAGGTTCTGTGCTCTCACCTGTCCAGAGCGAGGCTGCTGCAGCCCCTCCCACACAAGGACAGTGTGGATGGTCTTCCGCTGCCCCCAAGGCAGACTGACCCAGCATCAGGTGATGCTGATCGAGTCCTGCTCCTGCAGCATCGTCAACTGCCACCATTCCCCGGCCACAGCTGTCCGCGGTGTCTTTCCCTGGATGTGA